In Cicer arietinum cultivar CDC Frontier isolate Library 1 chromosome 1, Cicar.CDCFrontier_v2.0, whole genome shotgun sequence, one DNA window encodes the following:
- the LOC101509767 gene encoding uncharacterized protein, whose protein sequence is MMTPEPSRELEKLEITTGHPVRGSTEYVRLAISDEPRAVETEMLQPQAESRIKSFRWWAKAFIWCFVIVILVFGLIKWGVPFAFEKVLYPVMEWEATAFGRPVLALVLVASLALFPVLLFPSGPSMWLAGMIFGYGLGFVIIMVGTTIGMVLPYLIGLMFRDRIHQWLERWPQNAAMIRLAGEGSWFHQFQVVALFRVSPFPYTIFNYAVVVTDMNFWPYLCGSIAGMVPEAFIYIYSGRLIKTLADAQYGKHHLTTVEIVYNIISFIIAVVTIIGFTVYAKRTLNKLKISDVNEEAASVSGNASLEMKKASH, encoded by the exons ATGATGACACCAGAGCCATCAAGGGAGTTGGAGAAACTTGAAATCACAACAGGTCATCCTGTTAGAGGGAGTACTGAATATGTTAGGCTTGCCATATCCGATGAACCGAGGGCTGTTGAAACTGAAATGCTACAGCCTCAAGCTGAATCAAGAATTAAATCTTTCAGGTGGTGGGCGAAAGCCTTTATATGGTGCTTTGTCATTGTTATACTTGTATTTGGTCTAATCAAATGGGGAGTGCCGTTTGCTTTTGAAAAG GTTCTTTATCCAGTGATGGAGTGGGAAGCGACTGCCTTTGGCCGACCAGTTCTTGCCCTTGTACTAGTTGCTTCTCTGGCTTTATTTCCAGTACTATTATTTCCTTCTGGTCCTTCCATGTGGTTGGCTGGGATGATTTTTGGTTATGGCCTTGGCTTTGTTATTATAATGGTTGGTACAACCATTGGGATGGTCCTACCTTACCTAATTGGATTAATGTTCCGTGACCGCATTCAT CAATGGTTAGAGAGATGGCCCCAGAATGCTGCAATGATTAGGCTTGCTGGGGAAGGGAGCTGGTTCCATCAATTTCAAGTGGTTGCTCTGTTTCGAGTTTCACCTTTTCCCTATACTATATTCAATTATGCTGTAGTAGTGACAGATATGAATTTTTGGCCCTACTTATGTGGATCAATAGCAGGA ATGGTGCCAGAAGCTTTCATCTACATCTACAG TGGTAGATTAATAAAGACTTTAGCTGATGCACAATATGGGAAGCATCACTTGACGACAGTGGAAATAGTGTACAACATTATTTCTTTCATCATTGCTGTTGTTACCATTATTGGCTTCACTGTTTATGCAAAAAGGACTCTTAATAAACTCAAAATATCAGATGTCAATGAAGAAGCTGCCTCTGTTTCCGGGAATGCTAGTCTTGAGATGAAAAAGGCATCCCATTGA